The Oleispira antarctica RB-8 genome contains the following window.
GCGAAAATAGTCCAGTGTACAGTGCGATGCAAGGCATGGGCGATTGGGAGTTTGCACTGATAGCAGATTCTATTGGCCAGTTCTTAGTGTGTATCTGTGCGATACAGCATGCGTTGAATTTTCCAGGGCTAGGACAGCCTTTGGATGAAGATTTTAATTTAGCCCCAGCAGCGGCGAACTGGCTATTTCCATTTTTACGCCAACATGCGAATGCTCATTACGATGAGTGGGCATCGGTGTTCGAGAACTATTTATAAGAGCTCTAGATATCAAGTTATAAGAGCTCTTGATATCAAGAACTCTCTATAATAACGCTATTTAGAACAGCACTTCTTATATTTTTTGCCACTGCCGCATGAACAAGGATCGTTGCGGTTAGGGGTTTTCTCTAATACTACCGTGGTTGGCTTATTGAGCAGAACATCTAACTCAGAGATATTCTCTTCACCATCAGCATCTAATGTAATATTGGCAAAAAGCTCTAGTGCTTTTAATTGCTCTTCAACTTCCGCTTTTCTCGCTTCGTTGGTTACAGTAATTGCGATCGGGTACTTTTTAGAACCATGCTTAGTCGCTTGGTCGGTATTGTAGTTATAAGTACTGTAATCTGAAGGAAGCTCTATGCGCCCTTTGAAGAAAAATTTAGACATTGTGCTGGCCTGATATCATAACGGCTGTATAAAATTACAGCCTGAACGTGAGCAGTCTGTATTTGAGAGGGCGCATAATACAGGGTTTATTGTGTGATAGCTGTAAGAGATAGAGTAATGACACGGTTAAATTAAAAGATTAGGCGATGATGACCTTAAGGCCTTCGAGTTCTGTAGTAAAGCGCCCAAGCGTATAAAATGAATTAAATAAATCGAACAAAAAACGATGCAAACAAAATCCTTTCGAGTAGACCGATACATTAGTAAGAAACTTAATATTAATCGACGTGATATTAAGTTGATGTTGGCGCAAGGCCGCTTGGTCATTAATGGCAATGTTATTCGAGACGTTACGACCATTGTTGAAGAATTTGATTGCGTTGTATTGGATGAAGAGGTCCTACAAGACAAGAAAGCGGTTTACATTATGATGAATAAACCAATAGGTGTCGTGAGTGCGACTAAAGACGAACGACATAAAACGGTGCTTGATTTATTGCCAAATGAATTAAAAGCCATGAATGGCGATCAGTATGATTTACACATAGTAGGTCGGTTGGACTTAAATACCTCGGGTTTATTGTTGCTGACCAATGATAGTCGCTGGTCACGAAAACTTATGTCGCCAGAAGCAAAAGTGAATAAGGTTTATCAAGTAACGTTGGAAAATGAGGTAACCGAAGAAACGGTGTCTGCTTTTTCTAATGGTATGTATTTTTCGTTTGAAGACATTACGACACAACCTGCCAAGTTAACGATATTAACGAAGACATTGGTTGAGGTTGTTTTAACAGAAGGTAAGTATCATCAGATAAAGCGTATGTTCGGTCGCTTTAGAAACCCTGTTTTAGCCTTGCATCGAAGCTCAGTGGGTAACTTATCATTAGATCCATCTTTAGATACTGGGAAAAGCAGAGCACTCACATCAGATGAAGTGAGCGCAATTTTTAATAATTAGAAGCGATAGCCAACTGCGCCGATATATTCTTCAAAATAGAAGGACTGTGCGGCTGTATCACCTTGGCCAGTTGTTAAAACATCGCCTAAATTGGTGTAGCCAAATTTAACGAGGCCACGGAAAAACCAATTATGAAAGAAGGTAAATTCAAACCCGCCTTTAATCGATGTAGCATAACCTGCCAAGTGAAATTCATCATTTCGTTTATAATCCAACATTTTGACATTGGTTTTAGGAATCATCGCACCTAAACCAGCCCCTGCGAATAATGCGAAATCAAAATCTCTTCCATGGTTCCATAAAGAATGAAAATACTCAGTTTCAATCGAAATCATGTTTAAACCGTCGGTATGTTCAAAGCTTAAGAATTCACGGTTGATTTCTTTGTTTTCTAAAGCAGGGTTTGATTTTTCAAATCCTGGAGTGCTGATGGTTCCACTGATACCTACAACCTGATCTTCTTCGACTACATATTTCATATGATCGAAGCCCAAAGAAACGGCCCAATCATCGGCTACGAAATAACCGAAGCGATAGTTGTATTGCGGAATTGTAAGATTAACTGGGCTTAAATAGCGATCAAAAAGGGATGACGGTGTCACTTCATTTTGACGATCTTTAGCGGAGGTATTGTGCAATGTGAAGTCGTGATCATCCCCTTTGAAATGAATGTCACTATCTGAGTATTGAGAACGGTTCCAGCCCCAGTAGCCATACAACTGTCCCTGTTGGCGGATTTTCTCTTTGATTTCTTCTGCATTAGCTTGGCTTACTAAAGAAAATAAGCAGGCTATTATTAAAAGTGCTTTCAATGTTTTATCTAACTTGTATCGCATTTTAGGAGGCGCGAATGCTAACAGGTTACCGCGGTCTGATAAATAAATAGTGGTCCTATTTTACAGTTTAAGGATAAGACACACTGTTCCACGGAATGCTTACGGGTTAAAAATCTCCCCATAAATATTGAAACAAACTCAGCGCCGCGAGTGCAGCTGTTTCTGTTCGCAAGATTCGTGGTCCAAGAGTTAAACCTGTAAATCCCTGTTGAATGCAGAAATCTACTTCGTCATCAGTGATGCCACCTTCAGGACCGACCAGTAGAGCTACAGAGGCTGGGGCTTTGATATCTGATAAAGGTTTTTGATCGCGGGTATGAAGCACTAGTTTGGTATCAGATTCAACAGCGCGAGCCCAGTCTTGATAATTCATTGCAGGATGAATGGTAGGAATATGGTTACGGCCACTTTGCTCACAGGCCGAAATAGCGACTTTTTTCCAATGTTCCATTTTCTTTTCTAAGCGTTCACCTTTCAGGCGCACATCACAACGCTCGCTCCATAAAGGGGTTATGTCGGTAATGCCCAGTTCGGTGGCCTTTTGTATAGTGAAGTCCATACGGTCGCCTTTTGATACGACTTGGCCCAAGTGTAAAGGAAAGCTTACTTTTGAATCTGTGGATAATACATCGTTGATTTCAACTTGTGCGTTCTTTTTATTTGCGATGGTAATGTGCGCCAGATACTCGCAGCCATCACCGTTAAATAAACGCAGTTCAGCGCCTTCATTCAGCCTTAACACTTTAACAAGATGGGTACTGGCTTGGGAATCAAGATCTAGCTTGCCATGTAAGGCTAAATCTTCTGGAGTATAAATGCGCGGTCGAATAGCCATAAAAGGTTCTTTATTAGTCAGTGTCTTTATTATCAATGTCTTTATTAATCAGAGTAGCATCAGCGAGTATTCAGTGAATATAAACAAACACCGATTATAACGCCCTGATTATAAAGAGATAAGGCGATCGAGCATAATTAAAATAAAGATTAATAGTAAATACACAATGGAATATCGAAAGGTTTGTTGTGCGCGTTTAGTGGTCTGTTCAATTAACAAACGAATGGATAAGTAAATAAACATACCGTTGCACAGCATGCTGCCAACTAGGTAGATTTCATTACTGAAGTGTAAAAGGTATGGCAGCAAGGTGACTAGGCTGAGTAATAAGGTGTAGAGCAGCATTTGTAAGCTCGTAAACTCTTTGCCGTGGGTCACGCTAAGCATCGGTACTTTAGCTTTGGCGTATTCTTGCTGGCGGTAATATGCCAGTGCCCAAAAATGGGGGGGAGTCCACGTGAAAATAATAAGCACCAGAACCCATGCCAATGGATGAGTTTCTCCCGTCATTGCGACCCAGCCTAGTAACGGTGGCATGGCACCGGCAAGACCGCCAATAGTGATATTTTGCGGTGTAAGAGGTTTTAACCAGTGGCTATAAATCAATGCGTACCCGACCATGGAAGCCAGCGATAAAATAGCGGTTAAGGGGTTAACCCAGAAGTATAATAGACTGAAGCCGAGTATGAGAATCAGCGTAGCAAACCCATAGACTTGGCGTAAAGACAGTTTGTTATTTACTAGTGGGCGATGGCGGGTCCGAGCCATCAGCTTATCTCTTTGCTGATCAATACCATGATTAAAGGCTGCACCTGATGCTGCGACTAACGCGATTCCGATTAAACCGAGAGTAAGTTGTAGTAGATCAGGTCTCATATTGGTTGCTAAACATGCACCGACAAAAGCGGTAACGAGCATGAGTAAAATGACATTAATTTTGCAAAGTGCAAGGTAGTCTTTAATGTTGCGTTTTTTCGCGGCTATTTTTGTTTCTGATATGGGGAAGGTATTAATCATTACGCACCTCTGCTTTTAGAATAGAAAAATAGACGGTCCACAGGCACAGCCAAAAAAGTGCTGCCCCTGTATTGTGTAATAACGCTAATGACAGCGGTAAGAGAAGGAATACATTACCAATGCCGATCATTACTTGAAGCATTAGAGGGACTAAGATGAAGCCAATGAGTTTTCTATGTGGGCTGTTATACATTCGATAACACAGTAACAATGCCGATAAGATTAATAAGCAGGCCGTCAACCGATGTAGAATTTGAATCGCCATGCGGTCAGCCATTGGCAATAGACCGCCGAGGTATTGCTGAGCATCTACCATGGGCGCATGGAAAGGGCCGTGAACGGTATCTGGCCACCACTGACTCTGACATTGAGGAAAATCAGGACACGCAAGGCCAGCATAGTGCGAGCTAGTCCAACCGCCTAATCCCATTTGTAATATCGTAATTAATATCACTGCGAGCAAAGGGGAGCGAATGTGAGTTGTGATGTTTTTTAGTTGATAAGATTTTAACGTTTTATTAGGCTGCTTAATAAGTTGGTATTGCCAGAAGATAATGGCCAGCATGATCATGCCGGCCAATAAATGCAAAGTAACGACGGGAGGCCATATTCTTAACGTAACCGTTAGCATGCCAAAAATGCCTTGTAATATGACCCAGCCAAGGGCGATATAGGAAATGCTACGCAAGTATTGAAACTTGGCTTTGAAACTAATCCAAAGCGCAAACAGTAATAAACTTAAGCCCAAGGCCGATGCAGCAAAGCGGTGAATCATTTCTGACCATGCTTTAACGTGCTCAACGGGAAATAATGGGTGGGCCGCATTGGCCTGTTGAATTTGCTCGCTGCTTTGGGGTGGAGTTATTTGTCCATAGCAGCCTGGCCAATCTGGGCAGCCTAGGCCTGCATCTAACAAGCGGGTTAGCGCCCCTAGAGTGATCACGATTAACGTAATCAACAGATTTAATCGCGCCCAGTTTAAGAGTCTGTTATCCATATCAACTCCAGTTCGTTAAATAAAGGGATTAGTTATTACTGCGCAGTAAATGGCTAAGGTCTTTAAAGAGTGGTTTTCCGACTTGTTCGTTTCGATACGCTAATAATAATTGTCCGTTAGGCGTAGCGATATATACGGTATTTTCACTGGCTAATAGCTTAGAATCGATGCTTGGTGTTGATAGAATATTAACTAATTCAGAGCGTTTTCCTAATGCTGTCTTAATTTTATTGAGCTTATTAGAAAGGATGTCATAGTTTTTATGACTCGGTGATATAACCAATTGCCATTGTGTTGAGCTATCTAGCAGAGAGCTGTCTGAACGGGGTAGGTAAAATTCCGTCGTTAGAAATTCACCATACTGTTTTTGATCGATTTGTTGAGAAAAATAATCAGTGGTTAAAATAGCGGCAATTAAAAACGGTGAAAATGTAATGGTGAGTATGAGTAATAATACTTTATTATTTTTCATGTTTATTCCTTTAACAACAGTAGTTTAAATCTTACTTTTGCAGTAATTTATTTATTCTGTTTTTTGTCGAGAGCTTTATCTTTTTCCTCAAGCCTTATCGCACTGAATATTCCAACCATGAGGGCAGCGATGGCGATTAATAACCATTGCATCGCATAACCAAGGTGCTTGTGTTTATTTAGATAAGGAGATGAGTGATAGATGTTGATCAGCTTGCCTTTACCAGAAACCAACTGCCAGTAACTGGGGTCTACAGTATATTTTGTTGCCAGCTCAAAGCGTTCAATATCGATACTTTGAATGCGTTTTGGCCATGATGATTGTGTGGGGCTAGGCCAATGATCATTAGTCCAAACGACGGGTTTAATGATCGGTAAGTTCAAAAGGGTAATATTTTGGCGACCAGCTGGTATCTTCGGGCTAGGAATGTCAGAGCGTAAAATAGGCGCTTGTAACCAACCAAGGTTGACTAGAAAGTGATTAGAAGTACCTTCGGCTTTGAAGAGCGCTAGATGGTAATAGCCAACCTTGCCTTTATGTGTGCGGTTATCGAGTAAAAAGTTTTCGTGTCGCCATTGCCCGGTTAACGTGATCTGATTATTGGTCTTTATCTGAGTATTTTCCTGTAGTTCACGTTCATGACTTGTTTCCGCTCTTTGCCACTGCCATATTGCGAGTAACATACACAATAGAAAGATGCTGAAAAAGGTAATGCTTTGAACTAATTCCAATTTTAAGTAATAGCGTCTACCGTTAAGGGAGAAGTGTTTAATTTTCATGGAGGAATCCGATGAATACCTGGATAGCTTGGTTCGTGGTGATGTTAATATTGCTCATCTGTATTAGTTTAGGATTAGCATTGAAATATTTAATATTTAAGAAGCTGATTGACGCTAAGAGCGTTGGAGTACTGACTGGCGAAAAGAAAGTGATCAATTTTCTAACCTTACGAATTATTTTTTCAGCCATACTATTAATCCTCAGTTATTTCTATTTGTCGTCGCTGCCTGTTTAAAGAACGGTTTTAAAACCGTTCAAAGGACTATTTAGAAATTATTTAAAGAACATAGACAAAAAGAAATAAGAATAACCAAATAACATCAACAAAATGCCAATACCAAGCGGCGGCTTCAAAAGCAAATAAATGATCTGAATCGGGGTTGTTGATATGGCTAGTGGCATCCGTTTTATCAAAATGACCTTTTAGCATACGAATCAGTATGACTAAAATCATGATACTGCCTATGGTGACGTGCGCACCGTGAAATCCTGTGAGCATAAAAAAGGTAGAGCCATAAATTCCGGCATTTAAAGTTAACCCCAGTTCGTTGTAAGCATGAATATATTCGTAAACTTGAACACACAAAAAACTAATACCAAATACTAAAGTTAATGCTAGCCAAAATTTAGCCGCGGTCATTTGATTGGCTTTTAATTTATGATGACTAACAGTGATAAAGATACTGGAAATTATCAGTATTACAGTATTCATAAAGGGCAGTTTCCAAGCGTCGATGACTCCGCTAGGCGCAGGATATTTTTCAGGATCTGGGGTATTCAATAATGGCCAGGTCGCGCTGAATTCTGGCCATAATAAGGCCGAGCTGCCTTTGGCACCGTCACCATCTAACCAAGGGATGGCCAATGTTCGAACATAAAATAGTGCGCCAAAGAAGGCAGCAAAAAACATAAATTCAGAGAAGATAAACCACAGCATACCAATACGAAAACTGCGGTTCAGTTGGTCGCTGTATAAGCCTTGTTGGCTTTCTTGTACCACGGTTTGAAACCAGCCAAATAGCATATAAGCCATAAGACAAGACGAAAAAATAAAGAGAACTGCTGAGGCATCGTTACCGGTAATCATTAACGCTGTTGAGAGCACCATTAAAAAAACGGCGACTGCGCCAATGATGGGCCATTTGCTTTGCGCTGGGACATAATAATTATCAACGGACATGGGCCGTACTCCTGTAAGGGGCAGCGTAAATTCGATAGGCTAAGGTGAGTTTTTTATAGTCTTTTGGCGTGTCATTCCTGAGTTGAAATACCAGGGGCATTTCAACTCTTTCACCGGCTTGAAGTACTTGTTTTTGAAAACAAAAGCATTCCGTTTTAATTAAAAACTCCGCCGCAAGTCCTGGGCTAATGCTTGGGATAGCGGTGAATTCCATTACCGCATTGGTGGGATTGTGTAGAGTGAAGTAGGTTTTATATTGCTGCCCTGTATTAATTTCTAATTGTGACTGAGCGGGCTGAAACTTCCAAATTTCTTGTTGATCGCTGGCGGCGGTGAATTGCAAGATAACTTGATGCGACTCGATTTGTTGTTGAGTCGACAGTGCAGTATCAGATTGTATTAAACTTTGAGCATCTATAACGGAAGGCGAAAGATCAAACTTGCCATTAAGCCCCGTGATATCACAAAAGACATCGTAGAGTGGAATCAATAAAAAACCAAAACCAAACATCAAGCAAGGGAAGAGGACGAGTTTAATTATTAAACGAGTTTCAGGACTCTTTCTTTGAACGTGCGATTTGGTATTCATATTTCTTCAACCTAATTTTAATGATGGCCAGTCGGCGAAGGAAGGTTGTCTAAATTGGGTGGTGTCTGGAAAGTATGATAAGGCGCTGGAGAATCCACCGTCCACTCTAAACCTTCGGCACCTTCCCAAACCTGTGGTGATGCTGGGCAGCCACGCTGGCGCATACATTGGATGATGTTATAGACAAATATCAGCTGGCTTAAACCAAATAGGAACGCACCGATTGAAGCCACCATATTAAAATCGGCAAACTGCAAAGCGTAATCAGGTATGCGGCGTGGCATACCCGCTAAACCAATAAAGTGCATAGGGAAGAAGGTTAAGTTAACGCCGACAAAGGATAACCAGAAGTGAAACTTCCCCATGGATTCGTTGTACATAACCCCTGTCCATTTTGGAATCCAAAAATAAACCCCTGCGATAATTGAAAACAATGCGCCCGGCACTAAAACATAATGGAAGTGGGCAACAACAAAGTAGGTATCGTGATATTGAAAATCTGCTGGCGCGATGGCAAGCATTAATCCAGACAGCCCTCCAATGGTGAAAAGTACGACGAAGGCTATGGAAAAAAGCATCGGGGTTTCAAAGGTCATGCTGCCACGGAACATAGTGGCCACCCAGTTGAAGACTTTCACTCCGGTGGGCACAGCAATGAGCATGGTTGAATACATAAAGAATAATTCACCCACTAACGGCATTCCGACTGTGAACATGTGGTGTGCCCAAACAATAAAAGATAAAACGGCAATGGAGCTGGTGGCGATTACCATGGAGTGATAACCAAATAAGGGTTTGCGCGCAAACGTCGGGATGATGTGAGAGACAATACCAAAAGCCGGTAAAATCATTATGTACACTTCAGGGTGGCCAAAGAACCAAAAGATATGTTGGAACATGACGGGGTCACCACCGCCAGCGGCATCAAAAAACGAAGTACCAAAATGAATGTCCATCAACATCATAGTCACCACGCCTGCAAGTACGGGCATGACAGCGAGTAATAAAAATGCGGTGATTAACCAGGTCCAAACGAACATAGGCATTTTCATATAATTCATACCTGGAGCGCGCATGTTCATAATGGTTGCGATCACATTAACCGCGCCCATGACAGACGAAATTCCCATGATGTGTACGGAGAATATAAAAAAGGTAACGGAAGGCGGGGCATAAGTTGTGGACAGTGGCGCATAAAATGTCCAGCCAAAGTTGGGCGCGCCACCTTCCATAAAGAGTGTGGATAACACCATGCCGAAAGCAAAAGGTAATAGCCAAAAACTCCAATTATTAATTCTGGGTAGTGCCATGTCGGGCGCACCAATCATCATCGGAATTAGCCAGTTAGCCATACCGACAAACGCTGGCATGATGGCACCAAAAACCATGATGACACCATGCAGTGTCGTCATCTGATTGAAAAATTCAGGTTGCATTAATTGCAGCCCAGGCTGAAATAACTCACTGCGAATTAACAGTGCCATGGAGCCGCCGATTAATAACATCACCAAGCTAAAGATAAGATACATACTGCCAATATCTTTATGATTGGTGGTATATAACCAACGCGTGATACCCGTTGCAGGTGCTGAAGAATGCTCGCTCGTGGTTGTCATGGCTATTGTCCTTCTGCTTGTTTGAAGCTGACAATTTCAGCGGGTTGAATGCTATCGCCTTTATCATTGCCCCAAGCGTTACGCTCGTAAGTGATGATGGCTGCAAGTTCTGTGGGGGTCAGTTGTTCACCAAAGGCGGCCATGGCGGAGCCTCCTTTACCATTAACCACAACGTTGACGTGTTGTTGTATATCTCCTAACGCAATGGCGCTGCCTTTGAGTGCGGGAAATACGGGTGGGACACCCATGCCCGTTACTTGATGGCAGGCGGCGCAGTTTTTGTCATAGCCGATTTTACCTTGTGCCATTAACTCATCGAAGCTGAGTTCAGATACTTGGTTAGCATTTTGTTGAGCTTGCTGCTGTGTGATGAGCCAAGCTTGATAATCTTCTTCACTGACCGCTTCCACCACAATCGGCATGTAACCATGTCCTTGACCGCAGAGTTCGGCACACTGTCCGCGATAAATACCGGGTTTTTCTACCTTCGCCCAAGATTCATTAATAAAGCCGGGAATGGCATCTTTTTTAACCGCAAGTTCGGGCACCCACCATGAATGAATAACGTCTTGGGCGGTAAATAAAAATCGGACTTTTTTGTTGATAGGAATAACAAGGTGCTTATCAACTTCTAATAAGTAGTTTTCAGATTTAGCTTCTAAACCGTGCATTTGATCTTGAGTAGTGGTGAGAGTGGAAAAAAAATCAATGTCAGTATTCAAATATTCATAACGCCATTTCCATTGATAACCCGTGATCTTAATATCAATATCTGAGGTTTCCGTATCGTACATGTCGATTAGAGTTTTGGTAGCAGGAATTGCCATGGCGACGAGTATCAATAGAGGAATGGTGGTCCAGATAATTTCGACCATCGTACTTTCATGAAAAGGTTTAGCTTCAACGCCTAGGGACTTACGGTGGCGAATAATGGAATAGAGCATGATGCCGAAAACGACGATGGCAATGGCGACACAAATATAAAAAATGGTCATGTGCAAGCCATGAATATCTCGACCTATCGCAGTAACGCTTTCAGTCATGTTGAGCCCCCACTCACTGTGACTTGAAGATGTTATTATCATTAATATTAATAGCCGAAGGGCAAAGATGTTTATGCTGAGATGACGAAATACAGTTTCCATGTCCTTCACCTTATTGATATAGATAGTATTAGTCTATTGGCTAGTAGCGGACTAGTCGCTTAAAATGGATCTATGACTTAATACTAGATACGAAATGAAAAAGGGGGAGTAAATAGTCGATTTATATTCGAATTATTTATGCTTAGCAGTATAAGTAATAATAAATGCTTATATAAATAGGGTAGGTGTATTTCTTTATTATGACTCCGGTGGTAAAATTTATGCCGATTGACAGTGACGTTGATTTTATACCCATATCATACTCAGAGATTGATAATGAAAAACAAGGAAGTTGTTGGAGAATTATATCGTTGTTTTCGCAAGCAAGATGTTGAGTGCTTTAATCAATTGTGTTCCCCTTCTATTATTTGGCAGCAAAATAGTGGCTTTCCTGGTGAAGGCACCCATCAAGGTCCTACCGCCGTTCTAAGCAAAGTTTATAAAGCCTTTAATATCGAATGGAAACGCTGGTCGTTTGTGATTGAACGCATCTTAGATGCCGGTGATGATATTGTTGTGCTCGGTTATTTTAGTGGTCTTACGCGTGACAATAATGAACATTTTAAATTAGCGGCTTCTCATATTTACAGTTTTCGTGATGGTAAAGTCATTAAGTTTCAACAGTTTACCGATGAGCAAGTGGCATAATTGAATACTGCGCAGAGCTACACAATAAATTGATTTAAAATTATGGAATAAAAAAAGAGACTTTTGGTCTCCTTTTTTATTAATAAATTACTGATTAAGTAAGTTCGCAGTATGTTGGATTTTTTTAACCATCGCCGTTAAACCGTTACCACGAGTAGGACTTAGGTGTTTCACAAGATCTACTTGAGCAAAGAAATCATCAATGTCGAAGGCTAGTATTTCTGCTGGTGTTTTATTGTTATAGGCACTTAGTACCACCGCCAATAAACCCCGTACTATATGGGCATCAGAATCCACTTCAAAAAATAATTTTCCATCACTTACGGCAGAATCAATCCAGACCTGACTTTGGCATCCACGCAGTAAAAACTCTTCAGTCTTTTTACTGTCATCAATGGCAGGTAATTGTTTTCCTAAGTCGATTATGTATTTATAGCGTTCTTCCCAGTCGTCAAAAAATCCTAAGGTATCTAAAATTTCTTCAGGAGTAATCTCGGTGCCAAATGGGCTTTGTGTTATATCAGTCATTATATTTCCAAATTTCCTGTGATTAGCTTACAGGCCTTGTACAAATTGTTTGATTCTTTCGGCGGCTTCTATGCACTCTTCAACACTTGCGACTAGCGCTAATCGCACACGATTCTTACCGGGGTTGATGCCATCAACCGTGCGAGATAAATAAGAGCCTGGCAATACGGTAACGTGCTGTTGAGCAAATAATTGTTGAGCAAATTGCTCTTCATCCATTTCAGTTTTGGCCCAAAGGTAGAAGCTGGCATCCGTTTGCTTAACTTCAATTTTACCGGCCAAACTTGGGTCATTTAAGATCTCAAGTACGGCTTTGAATTTAAGGCTATATTGGCGACGGTTGTCTTTTACATGCCCTTCATCCCCCCATGCTGCCACACTGGCCAGTTGAGTATGAATAGACATTGCGCAGCCATGATAGGTTCGATACAGCAAGAACGGCTGCAAGATTTTAGCATCACCGGCAACAAAGCCTGAGCGTAAGCCGGGTAGGTTAGAGCGCTTAGATAATGAGTGGAATACGACACAGCGAGCATAGTCATGGCGCCCCATGCTTTCACATGCTTGCAGTAGGCCAATCGGTGCTTGTTTATCTTCTACAAAAATTTCGGAATAACATTCGTCAGAGGCGATGATGAAATCATGCTTATCAGCCAAGGCGATTAATTTCGTAAGTGTTTCTAATTCTAGAACGGCGCCGGTTGGATTGCCGGGGGTACATAGAAATAATAGCTGACATTT
Protein-coding sequences here:
- the sufE gene encoding Cysteine desulfurase SufE subunit translates to MTDITQSPFGTEITPEEILDTLGFFDDWEERYKYIIDLGKQLPAIDDSKKTEEFLLRGCQSQVWIDSAVSDGKLFFEVDSDAHIVRGLLAVVLSAYNNKTPAEILAFDIDDFFAQVDLVKHLSPTRGNGLTAMVKKIQHTANLLNQ